Proteins co-encoded in one Syntrophorhabdaceae bacterium genomic window:
- a CDS encoding DUF72 domain-containing protein, translated as MGEIFVGTSGFSFADWVGEVYPAGIKKQEMLPYYEQVLGFKALEVNFTYYALPSKRTMESFIARTSPDFLFAVKAYKGLTHERNEDPTGLMRLFKEGVAPLNGNMKSLLFQFPYGFIPNGRNLDYLKLLKDEFGEFGPVVEFRNVKWSDERYMEILRGLSVGCCVVDEPELAGLLPFKPVLTSDTGYFRFHGRNKNWFGAPMEVRYDYLYTKEELSGPLAAVKEVASKAAVTFVFFNNCHQGKAAKNGRMFLEMLKGG; from the coding sequence ATGGGTGAGATATTTGTAGGGACAAGCGGTTTTTCATTTGCCGATTGGGTTGGCGAGGTATATCCGGCAGGCATTAAGAAACAGGAGATGCTCCCCTATTATGAACAGGTTCTAGGCTTTAAGGCCCTCGAAGTCAATTTTACCTATTACGCGCTGCCGTCAAAAAGGACGATGGAATCCTTCATTGCCAGGACGTCCCCGGACTTTCTTTTTGCCGTGAAAGCATATAAGGGTCTTACGCACGAGAGAAACGAGGACCCGACGGGACTTATGAGACTGTTCAAGGAAGGTGTGGCCCCCCTCAATGGAAATATGAAAAGTCTCTTATTTCAGTTTCCTTACGGGTTCATTCCCAACGGCAGGAACCTTGACTACCTCAAGCTTCTCAAGGACGAATTCGGTGAATTCGGACCGGTAGTGGAGTTCAGGAACGTAAAGTGGTCGGACGAACGCTATATGGAGATCCTGAGAGGCCTCTCGGTGGGTTGTTGCGTGGTGGATGAACCGGAACTCGCGGGGCTTCTTCCTTTCAAGCCTGTCCTCACCTCAGATACAGGATACTTCCGTTTCCACGGCAGGAACAAGAATTGGTTCGGTGCGCCGATGGAGGTAAGATACGACTATCTCTATACCAAAGAGGAGCTAAGCGGCCCCCTTGCAGCCGTGAAGGAAGTCGCGTCGAAGGCGGCCGTGACGTTCGTGTTTTTCAATAATTGTCATCAGGGCAAGGCGGCAAAGAACGGACGAATGTTTCTGGAGATGCTGAAAGGCGGTTGA